The Ochotona princeps isolate mOchPri1 chromosome 26, mOchPri1.hap1, whole genome shotgun sequence genome contains a region encoding:
- the WARS1 gene encoding tryptophan--tRNA ligase, cytoplasmic yields MADMRNGEAGASALELFNSITTQGELVRSLKAQKASKEEVDSAVKMLLSLKMSYKAALGEDYKANCPPGSTAPDGSSETNGTGSNEDFVDPWTVRTSSAKGVDYDKLIVQFGSSKIDKELINRIERAAGQRPHRFLRRGIFFSHRDMNQVLDAYENKKPFYLYTGRGPSSEAMHVGHLIPFIFTKWLQDVFDVPLVVQMSDDEKYLWKDLTVEQVYGYTLENVKDIIACGFDVNKTFIFSDLDYMGMSPGFYKNVVKIQKHVTFNQVKGIFGFSDSDCIGKISFPAIQAAPSFSSSFPQIFHNRTDVQCLIPCAIDQDPYFRMTRDVAPRIGCPKPALLHSTFFPALQGAQTKMSASDPNSSIFLTDTAKQIKTKVNKHAFSGGRDTIEEHRQFGGNCDVDVSFMYLTFFLEDDDKLEQIRKDYSSGAMLTGELKKALIEVLQPLIAEHQARRKEVTDEMVKEFMTPRKLSFRLQ; encoded by the exons GAGGAAGTTGATTCTGCAGTCAAGATGCTCCTCTCATTAAAAATGAGCTACAAGGCAGCCCTAGGAGAGGATTACAAGGCAAACTGCCCCCCGGGGAGCACGGCCCCTGACGGGAGCAGTGAGACCAATGGCACAGGCAGCAACGAGGACTTCGTGGACCCGTGGACAGTGCGGACGAGCAGTGCGAAGGGCGTTGACTATGACAAGCTCATCG TCCAGTTCGGAAGCAGCAAAATTGACAAAGAGCTGATAAACCGCATTGAGAGAGCCGCGGGCCAGAGACCGCACCGCTTCCTGCGCCGAGGGATCTTCTTCTCCCACAG AGATATGAACCAGGTTCTTGACGCCTATGAGAACAAGAAGCCCTTCTACCTGTACACAGGCAGGGGTCCCTCTTCAGAAGCCATGCATGTTGGTCACCTCATCCCCTTTATTTTCACCAA GTGGCTGCAGGATGTGTTTGACGTGCCGTTGGTGGTGCAGATGTCGGATGATGAGAAGTACCTGTGGAAGGACTTGACCGTGGAGCAGGTCTATGGCTACACCCTGGAGAACGTCAAGGACATCATCGCCTGTGGCTTCGATGTCAACAAGACGTTCATCTTCTCTGACCTTGACTACATGGG GATGAGTCCGGGCTTCTACAAGAACGTCGTGAAGATTCAGAAGCATGTCACCTTCAACCAAGTGAAAGGCATCTTCGGCTTCAGTGACAGTGACTGCATCG GCAAGATCAGTTTTCCTGCCATCCAGGCCGCTCCCTCCTTCAGCAGCTCGTTCCCTCAAATCTTCCACAACAGGACTGACGTGCAGTGCCTCATCCCGTGTGCCATTGACCAG GATCCCTACTTCAGGATGACCAGAGACGTGGCCCCCAGGATCGGCTGCCCAAAGCCTGCCCTGCTGCACTCGACTTTCTTCCCCGCCTTGCAGGGCGCACAGACCAAGATGAGCGCCAGTGACCCCAACTCCTCCATTTTCCTCACAGACACAGCCAAGCAGATCAAGACCAAG GTCAACAAGCATGCCTTCTCTGGGGGCCGGGACACCATCGAGGAGCACAGGCAGTTTGGGGGCAACTGTGACGTGGACGTCTCTTTCATGTACTTGACCTTCTTCCTGGAGGATGATGACAAGCTGGAGCAGATCCGGAAG GATTACAGCAGCGGTGCCATGCTGACGGGCGAGCTGAAGAAGGCGCTCATCGAGGTCCTGCAGCCGCTGATCGCCGAGCACCAGGCCCGGCGCAAGGAGGTCACCGACGAGATGGTGAAGGAGTTCATGACGCCACGGAAGCTGTCCTTCCGCCTCCAGTAA